TCCGCTGTTAAATGCAGGTTGCCCGCAGCATGTTTGATTTTCAGGGAAATCAACATCGACGCCGTATTTGTGCAAAATTCTTACCATCGCTTCACCGACTTGCGGGAAGAAGTTATCGACAAGACATGTGATAAAGAGCGAAGCCTTCACAATCGTCACTTCCTAAGATATAAATTGTTTGTTGAGATACGCAAATAAAGTCGAATCAGTGGCTTTCTACGAAATTCAGGTTTGGCAACGCTTGTTCGATGAGATCCACGATATGAATCGCTTCCATTTCATCTTGCAAACCTGCCCGCTGGATACCCAGACGCATTTGCAGCAGGCAACCAGGATTTGCTGTCACGACATATTTCGCTTTTGTTCCTCTGACATGCTGCATTTTCTTATCGAGAATTTGCATCGACATGGCTTCATTTGTAATATTGTAAATTCCTGCAGAGCCGCAGCAGCGATCGGCTTCCGGCAGTTCCACATATGTGATGCCGGGGATACTTCTCAGCAACTGCCGAGGCTGGTTGAAAATTTTTTGGCCATGCCGGAGATGGCATGAATCCTGGAATGTCACAATCGCATCCAATGACTGCAATGCTGGCAACTGTAATGAAACAAGGATTTCACTAATATCTTTAGATGCTTCGACAAATCGTTTGGCACGGGGTTCCCATTCCGGATCTCCATGGAACCAGTGATCGTATTCTTTCAATGCCGCCCCGCAGCCACCGGCATTATTAACCATTACATCGATGCCGGCTTTTTCAAATGCCTGAATATTTTGCTTGGCCAATGTGAGAGCATCCGCCTTGTTGCCGGCATGTGCATGCAGCGCTCCGCAGCAGGTTTGTTCTGAGAAAAATATGACTTCGCATCCGGCGGCGGCGAGCACGCGGGCCGTTGCCTGATTCGTATGCCAAAATACGGTATCCATCACACAACCCACGAATAGTCCGACTCGAAGCGGTCGTGTCCCGGGCTGATGCTCGTGACTCTCAACAAGTGCAGGTACAGCCGCAGCCACTGCTTCCTGCCGGCTTGGAAAATCGATAATAGGTGAAGTTGCGATCATTTTTTTCAAACGGCTGTTTCGTTCCTTAGGGGAAGCAAATGTACTTAATGTCGCTTCCATTTGGCCCATAGGTCCGAAGTGTTTCAAAAGCCCGGATTTGCGCATAAAGGATTGAAGGCCTGATTTTTGATAGAACCATAACAGATTTCCAATGACGCGCATCCGCTTCGGATGGGGGAACAGCCATTTCATTGGAATTTCCCGGGCGAGCCGGACTTTTCCGGAACGAGGTATGGTTTCTTCAATGATATCTCTGGCGGTCTCGACCAAACGTCCATACTTGACTCCAGATGGACAAGCAGTTTCACAAGCACGGCAGCCGAGGCACAAATACATATTGTGATCGAATTCTTCATCGACGGGAAGCATGCCGTC
Above is a window of Fodinisporobacter ferrooxydans DNA encoding:
- a CDS encoding (Fe-S)-binding protein codes for the protein MDEIMNCMRCGYCLPACPTYRETGKESASPRGRIALMKAVADGMLPVDEEFDHNMYLCLGCRACETACPSGVKYGRLVETARDIIEETIPRSGKVRLAREIPMKWLFPHPKRMRVIGNLLWFYQKSGLQSFMRKSGLLKHFGPMGQMEATLSTFASPKERNSRLKKMIATSPIIDFPSRQEAVAAAVPALVESHEHQPGTRPLRVGLFVGCVMDTVFWHTNQATARVLAAAGCEVIFFSEQTCCGALHAHAGNKADALTLAKQNIQAFEKAGIDVMVNNAGGCGAALKEYDHWFHGDPEWEPRAKRFVEASKDISEILVSLQLPALQSLDAIVTFQDSCHLRHGQKIFNQPRQLLRSIPGITYVELPEADRCCGSAGIYNITNEAMSMQILDKKMQHVRGTKAKYVVTANPGCLLQMRLGIQRAGLQDEMEAIHIVDLIEQALPNLNFVESH